The following proteins are co-located in the Rippkaea orientalis PCC 8801 genome:
- a CDS encoding glycosyltransferase family 39 protein — MKISRLSIKLSFDFLIIFLICLSLVLGIFFRFYHLDKKFYSYDETHTSLRVSGYAASEMFSELASKNAAFDLVDFQKYQHPNSDKGTSQIISGLSKEDPHQAPIYFILARFWVQFFNHTLNNVAATRAFSAFLSVLALFLMYLLCQELFNSKKAALIAVALMAISPFHVLYGQYARPYSLFTVMVLLSSFLLLKVLKKKTLFNWILYTLACLFGFYTHIFMSLVIVSHFIYVLFLERFKLTRVFLSFIVSTLVTSTAGLLWLSTAISYNTKSGSIGNFRFWKLSQVIKMHLFRVSKVFVDTHNLGGIVRFESNSLLTTISQLLLVALLLVLIIYSLLYLIQKSDREQWLFVLSLIAVTGLLLGGIVRLIPNQMEARYYIPVYLGIQISIAYLLAQKINQKNNVFAMIFMTLIGLGIISCSISSQAQIWWVNLPSSIIQAPQVVQTVNAAKNPIIVWNDYQDVNGNWNTHVLLGWSYKLNPNVRFVYLNENSNLDQLLEDSNDLLLFKPQEEVQQKLSQKYNLEPAYQGESNPWLWTINLKQAKITN; from the coding sequence ATGAAGATTTCCCGATTATCCATTAAATTAAGTTTTGATTTTTTAATCATTTTCCTTATCTGTTTATCCTTAGTTTTAGGGATATTCTTTCGATTTTATCATTTAGATAAGAAATTTTATTCTTACGATGAAACTCATACTTCATTAAGGGTTTCAGGCTATGCTGCTAGTGAAATGTTCAGTGAACTTGCTAGTAAAAATGCAGCTTTTGATCTAGTAGATTTTCAGAAATATCAACATCCCAATTCAGATAAGGGAACCTCACAAATTATTTCTGGTTTATCTAAAGAAGATCCTCATCAAGCTCCCATTTATTTTATTTTAGCTCGATTCTGGGTACAATTTTTTAACCATACTTTAAATAATGTGGCAGCAACCCGAGCCTTTTCAGCTTTTTTAAGTGTCTTAGCTTTATTTTTAATGTATCTACTCTGCCAAGAATTATTTAATTCAAAAAAAGCTGCTTTAATCGCTGTTGCTTTAATGGCTATTTCTCCATTTCATGTGTTATATGGTCAGTATGCTAGACCGTATAGTTTATTTACCGTAATGGTTTTATTATCTAGTTTTTTGCTATTAAAAGTGCTGAAAAAAAAGACACTTTTCAATTGGATTTTATACACATTAGCTTGCTTGTTTGGTTTCTATACACATATTTTTATGAGTTTAGTCATAGTTAGTCACTTTATTTATGTCTTATTCTTAGAAAGATTCAAGTTAACTAGAGTATTTTTATCTTTTATTGTATCTACTTTGGTAACATCTACGGCTGGTTTACTATGGCTATCCACAGCTATTTCATATAATACTAAAAGTGGCTCAATCGGAAACTTTAGGTTTTGGAAATTATCTCAAGTGATTAAAATGCACTTATTTCGAGTTAGTAAGGTGTTTGTGGATACCCATAATCTTGGAGGTATTGTGCGTTTTGAATCTAATAGTTTACTCACGACTATTAGTCAACTGTTATTAGTAGCACTTTTGTTAGTTCTCATTATCTATTCTCTCTTATATTTGATTCAAAAATCTGATCGAGAACAATGGCTTTTTGTTTTATCATTAATAGCAGTAACAGGTCTATTATTAGGCGGAATAGTGCGTTTAATTCCTAATCAAATGGAAGCTCGATATTATATCCCAGTTTATCTAGGTATTCAGATATCTATTGCCTATCTTTTGGCTCAGAAAATAAACCAAAAGAACAATGTTTTTGCCATGATATTTATGACATTAATTGGCTTAGGAATTATTTCCTGTAGCATCAGTTCTCAAGCTCAAATTTGGTGGGTTAATTTGCCTAGTTCCATCATTCAAGCACCCCAAGTTGTTCAGACTGTAAATGCAGCTAAAAATCCGATTATTGTGTGGAATGATTATCAAGATGTTAATGGAAATTGGAACACTCATGTTTTATTAGGATGGAGCTATAAACTCAATCCTAACGTTCGTTTTGTCTATCTTAATGAAAATAGTAACTTAGACCAATTATTAGAAGACTCTAATGATTTGCTCTTATTTAAACCCCAAGAAGAAGTACAACAAAAACTGAGTCAAAAATATAATCTAGAACCAGCATACCAAGGAGAAAGTAATCCTTGGCTCTGGACAATTAATCTCAAGCAAGCTAAAATTACGAATTAA
- a CDS encoding GNAT family N-acetyltransferase — protein MTFSLNYSSLRHPEDEQQIKKLISQCFAEFLTESETYFNRIGSQNFRILHHNDQVIAGLAIYFMGQWYGENLIPMAGIAAVGVAPEHRGKGVAFQLLSHTLEELYHSGYPISVLYPATQVLYRKVGYEQGGSYCLWELPTDTIQISEKNLPITSISPINYEQFEAIYQQQARKNNGNLDRNFAIWQKTLEVQGKQESYAYLIGEKNQPEGYVIFTQEKGTNGLNLILKDWVLLTSDSVKHFWSFMAAHRSLASQVQWRSSPMDSTLLLLPEQTAKIKYQKRWMLRVVNVPLALSKRGYPQGIETELHLEITDDLIVANNGKFCLRVSQGCGEVTPGGKCNFRLNIRGLASLYTGLFTPIQLQLLGDLDATPDAIEAATIIFSGSTPWMPDFF, from the coding sequence ATGACATTCTCCCTTAACTACAGTTCTCTGCGTCATCCTGAAGACGAACAACAAATTAAAAAACTAATCAGTCAATGTTTTGCGGAATTTCTGACAGAATCAGAAACTTATTTTAATCGTATTGGTAGCCAAAATTTTCGTATTCTTCATCACAATGATCAAGTAATTGCGGGTTTAGCTATTTATTTTATGGGACAATGGTATGGAGAAAATCTTATCCCAATGGCTGGTATTGCTGCCGTAGGAGTTGCACCAGAACATCGTGGAAAAGGAGTTGCATTCCAACTTTTGAGTCATACCTTAGAGGAACTTTATCACTCAGGATATCCCATTTCTGTCCTCTATCCAGCGACTCAAGTTCTTTATCGGAAAGTTGGATATGAACAAGGGGGAAGTTATTGTCTTTGGGAGTTACCTACTGATACAATTCAAATTTCAGAGAAGAATCTCCCTATTACGTCTATTTCTCCTATTAATTATGAACAATTTGAAGCAATTTATCAACAACAAGCTAGAAAAAATAATGGTAATTTAGATCGCAATTTTGCTATTTGGCAAAAAACCCTAGAAGTGCAAGGTAAACAAGAGAGCTATGCTTATCTTATTGGAGAGAAAAATCAACCCGAAGGTTATGTTATTTTTACTCAAGAAAAAGGAACTAATGGATTAAATTTAATCCTCAAAGATTGGGTGTTATTAACGTCTGATTCAGTTAAACATTTCTGGTCTTTTATGGCTGCTCATCGTTCTTTGGCTAGTCAAGTACAGTGGCGAAGTTCACCGATGGATTCAACTTTGTTATTATTACCTGAACAAACAGCTAAAATCAAGTATCAAAAACGTTGGATGTTAAGAGTTGTTAATGTGCCTTTAGCCTTATCAAAACGAGGCTATCCTCAAGGCATAGAAACAGAATTACACTTAGAAATAACTGATGATCTAATTGTTGCCAATAATGGTAAATTTTGCTTGCGAGTTTCCCAAGGATGTGGGGAAGTAACCCCTGGAGGAAAATGCAATTTTCGCCTCAATATACGGGGTTTAGCTTCCCTTTATACAGGTTTATTTACCCCAATTCAACTTCAGTTATTAGGTGATCTTGACGCAACACCAGACGCTATTGAAGCTGCTACAATTATTTTCTCAGGTTCTACTCCTTGGATGCCAGATTTTTTCTAA
- a CDS encoding lipoxygenase family protein, with translation MSTKTKTIFDEIKAALVLKVIDSPLGRKLIEEKAEKQVSKTQEAITKPIEQLNKATGQLLFSDTNKPLHNIELEVWDRDVGTPSDYLGKGVTDQNGRFEIYYDPEKAGFKDAPDLELRVIDNRVTFDSDNQPVYTNRIAYIIKGGDNVTQKTYDFGTLTVPYWPYDPNSPFARIFMPNPEETPDDYSVGRKFQAYASANVLTPIKAKHTIANTLNPKEPSLTQIQADYPPNLTINLDREKPGYTRSDEYFVLRVLNGMNPCLLKRSKSDPNQFKMSFIWDNYEKDTEHDLHNVEAYFVLKDGKLFPTMITIQSRYPDSLAPHSPLKDREVYTPNDGEKWLQAKRIFRTAALFDGEAIEHYAKAHVQMEQYAVACFRNLRKNPIRLMLTPHLKSIININRRGDDLLVEPNLGLFVTNGPLTYPGFLQMCTEVVATYDWKDWQPRQPICDDHKYAKAANLYWQILTEYVDAFFAKHQQAIADEWVEIRRFSEDLVEHSMPYQPIEGIMANTDSDYEWYDTGELDKPDLPRATFNGKTKVIRPITNSNQPSATDIDNLKQCCRHIIFHTTLWHTWVNDSQSDEGGELAYNSLALRNGSFGSETDPNIAPDPIEATNQVYIFSVLNGIKYGLLVKNEDDDVPEELRTALLNRKDQFAELGIDIGNIRTLINI, from the coding sequence ATGTCTACCAAAACAAAGACAATTTTCGATGAAATAAAAGCTGCTTTGGTATTGAAAGTCATCGATAGCCCTTTGGGACGGAAATTAATCGAAGAAAAAGCGGAGAAACAAGTCTCTAAAACCCAAGAGGCTATCACCAAACCCATCGAACAGTTGAATAAAGCAACGGGTCAATTACTCTTTAGTGATACCAATAAGCCTTTACATAACATCGAATTAGAGGTGTGGGACAGAGATGTCGGGACACCAAGTGATTATTTAGGGAAGGGAGTAACGGATCAAAATGGTCGCTTTGAAATTTACTACGATCCTGAAAAAGCCGGGTTTAAAGATGCGCCGGATTTAGAATTAAGGGTCATCGATAATCGTGTTACCTTTGATAGCGACAATCAACCTGTTTATACTAATCGCATCGCCTATATTATCAAAGGTGGGGACAATGTAACCCAAAAAACCTATGATTTCGGGACGTTAACGGTTCCTTACTGGCCTTACGATCCTAACAGTCCCTTTGCGCGGATCTTCATGCCAAATCCTGAAGAAACCCCCGATGATTACTCCGTAGGACGCAAATTTCAAGCCTATGCCTCGGCTAATGTTCTCACCCCCATTAAAGCCAAGCATACTATCGCTAATACCCTAAACCCGAAAGAACCTAGTTTGACCCAAATTCAAGCAGATTATCCCCCCAATTTAACCATCAATTTAGATCGGGAAAAACCCGGATATACCCGCAGTGATGAGTATTTTGTTTTGCGGGTTCTCAATGGCATGAATCCTTGTTTGCTCAAACGCAGTAAAAGCGATCCCAATCAGTTTAAGATGAGTTTTATTTGGGATAACTACGAAAAAGATACGGAACACGATCTTCATAATGTAGAGGCCTATTTTGTCTTAAAAGATGGCAAACTTTTCCCGACAATGATCACCATTCAAAGTCGCTATCCAGATTCTTTGGCTCCCCATTCTCCTCTGAAAGATCGGGAAGTGTATACTCCCAATGATGGGGAAAAATGGTTACAAGCTAAACGGATTTTCCGGACGGCTGCTTTATTTGACGGAGAAGCGATCGAGCATTATGCTAAGGCTCATGTGCAGATGGAACAGTATGCGGTAGCTTGTTTCCGTAATCTACGCAAAAACCCCATCCGTTTGATGTTAACTCCCCATTTAAAGAGCATTATTAATATTAATCGCCGTGGGGATGATTTACTGGTAGAACCGAACCTTGGCTTATTTGTGACTAACGGTCCGTTAACCTATCCAGGGTTCTTGCAAATGTGTACGGAAGTAGTGGCAACCTACGACTGGAAAGACTGGCAACCCCGTCAACCTATCTGCGACGATCATAAGTACGCTAAGGCAGCGAATCTCTACTGGCAGATTTTAACCGAATATGTTGACGCATTTTTTGCGAAGCATCAACAAGCGATCGCGGATGAATGGGTAGAAATTCGCCGTTTTTCTGAGGATTTAGTCGAACATAGTATGCCCTATCAACCCATTGAGGGCATTATGGCGAATACCGATAGTGATTACGAATGGTATGATACAGGGGAATTGGATAAGCCTGATCTTCCCAGAGCGACGTTTAATGGCAAGACTAAGGTAATTCGACCGATTACTAACTCTAATCAACCAAGTGCCACGGATATCGACAATTTAAAACAATGTTGCCGTCATATCATCTTCCATACGACTTTGTGGCACACTTGGGTTAACGATTCTCAGTCCGATGAGGGGGGAGAATTGGCTTATAATTCCCTAGCGTTACGCAATGGTAGTTTTGGTAGTGAAACTGATCCTAACATCGCCCCTGATCCCATAGAAGCAACCAATCAGGTTTATATCTTCAGTGTCTTAAATGGCATTAAGTACGGCTTATTGGTGAAAAATGAGGATGATGATGTGCCTGAAGAGTTAAGAACGGCTTTGCTCAATCGCAAGGATCAATTTGCTGAATTAGGCATCGATATTGGCAATATTCGCACTTTAATTAATATTTAG
- a CDS encoding cytochrome P450 yields the protein MFKGLKIALQADTGRWFTRCNNCQQTIGNNPDTVTVHVEGSVSEHPYAQFEVVDVGNGKIALKADTGKYVGRCNGCIVGGAYPDFLTIHVDDPSMPWAQFTPERLANGKYAFKADTGKYFGRCNGCSPTSAYPDTVAVHVDNPHNSPWAQWTVSYVPFSYLERYDAIPADNVAEKAKLVGRAMATDSRNFFKELRANRPIFITPKFVLVTLFPDVQEVFSRPEVFSVRLYAPKMDPNHGPAMLSRDNTVYNWREKSIMKTMLDWEDLPRIKQAAGEVAKAALDKFAPTKKIETVNELAKWVLVRMSGDYYGFPGPDRETMYRWSSATQSGMLRNLANDPQIHEASVQAGKEMRDYLTQLLQQKKANNTPSTAPKDIFTRLVQANLTSDIPFDESRILTNMALLLISTLDTTAQAIVQSLEQLLRRPDILPKAVAAAKANDDVTFAKYVWEALRFNPVSPALPRFCESDYTVAAGTSRATRIPANSLVLVSLGSAMMDGAIVQNPEQFSIERPKHNYMHYGYGDHTCLGEHIGNVVVSEVIKQVLLRPGVRLIPGDEGKLQAQPNAILKSFVIAYDG from the coding sequence ATGTTCAAAGGCCTAAAAATAGCCTTACAGGCTGACACGGGCAGATGGTTTACTCGTTGTAATAACTGTCAACAAACCATAGGCAACAATCCTGATACCGTCACTGTTCATGTTGAAGGTTCTGTCTCGGAGCATCCCTACGCCCAATTTGAAGTCGTTGACGTAGGGAATGGGAAAATTGCTCTCAAAGCAGACACAGGGAAGTATGTAGGACGGTGTAATGGTTGCATCGTTGGGGGAGCCTATCCCGACTTTTTAACCATTCATGTTGATGATCCTTCGATGCCATGGGCACAATTTACCCCCGAACGCTTAGCCAATGGCAAATATGCCTTTAAAGCCGATACGGGTAAGTATTTTGGTCGCTGTAACGGCTGTTCCCCCACCTCTGCCTATCCTGATACCGTCGCGGTTCACGTTGACAACCCTCATAATTCCCCGTGGGCTCAGTGGACAGTGAGTTATGTCCCGTTTTCCTATTTGGAGAGATACGACGCTATTCCGGCGGATAATGTTGCCGAAAAAGCGAAATTAGTCGGACGAGCCATGGCCACTGACTCGCGTAACTTCTTTAAGGAATTACGCGCGAATCGTCCCATTTTTATCACCCCTAAATTCGTTCTGGTAACGTTATTTCCTGACGTACAAGAAGTTTTCTCCCGTCCCGAAGTGTTCTCCGTGAGATTGTATGCCCCGAAAATGGACCCCAATCATGGTCCGGCAATGCTCTCTAGAGATAATACAGTCTATAACTGGCGAGAAAAATCCATCATGAAAACCATGTTGGACTGGGAAGACTTACCAAGAATCAAACAAGCGGCCGGAGAAGTAGCCAAAGCTGCGTTAGATAAGTTTGCTCCCACCAAAAAAATCGAAACCGTCAATGAGTTGGCTAAATGGGTTTTAGTCAGGATGAGTGGGGATTATTATGGCTTTCCCGGTCCTGACCGAGAAACGATGTATCGCTGGTCAAGTGCTACCCAAAGTGGGATGTTGAGAAATTTGGCCAATGATCCCCAAATCCATGAAGCCTCCGTGCAAGCCGGGAAAGAAATGCGGGATTATCTGACCCAACTGTTGCAACAGAAAAAAGCCAATAATACCCCATCTACTGCCCCTAAAGACATTTTCACCCGATTAGTTCAAGCAAATTTGACTAGCGACATTCCCTTTGACGAGAGCCGAATCCTCACCAATATGGCACTGTTGCTCATTTCTACCCTAGATACCACGGCTCAAGCGATTGTTCAGTCTCTAGAACAACTGTTGCGTCGTCCCGATATTCTGCCTAAAGCGGTAGCAGCAGCTAAGGCCAATGATGATGTAACCTTCGCTAAGTATGTTTGGGAAGCCTTGCGCTTTAACCCTGTCAGTCCCGCACTGCCTCGCTTTTGTGAGTCAGACTATACTGTGGCTGCTGGAACCTCCAGAGCGACCCGTATCCCTGCGAATAGCTTGGTTTTAGTCAGTCTCGGTTCGGCGATGATGGATGGCGCGATCGTTCAAAATCCTGAGCAATTTTCCATCGAACGGCCAAAACACAACTATATGCACTATGGTTATGGCGATCATACCTGTTTGGGTGAACATATTGGCAATGTGGTTGTTTCTGAAGTCATTAAACAAGTTTTACTTCGTCCAGGGGTAAGGTTGATTCCTGGGGATGAAGGAAAACTACAAGCTCAACCGAATGCCATTCTTAAAAGTTTTGTCATTGCCTATGACGGATAA
- a CDS encoding pentapeptide repeat-containing protein: MIASNFIVTELFHQSGEAGERVVWEAIQRVFYGRECLAYWRYPLFLGKGKFRKEPDILIADRELGLIIIEVKSIKINQIISIQGHRWQYKNFYTKFGNPYQQAENQLFALLDYAKTEPSLDNQVTGRVMVALPLITQQQWQEKEFDKLPSNPPILFKNSLDSSALLFELIEKTTPVLKREKLSNQQWELLTSILSGTPVLSQPIHRVLSGSQSRGKVLQELRSQVSQLDLQQEKIAKQIPPGCQRIRGIAGSGKTVLLCQKVAIMHLKYPQWKIAFVFFSRSLYEEITTHIDRWIRYFSHNQQGYDPNNRNLRVFHAWGSEKKLGFYRFVSQVCGKTPLSVNQTTRQKPNEALGEVCYDLLNKTGIPQIFDAILIDEGQDLMVDHWHYQGKQPFYWLAYQSLRPVNSIYPEQKRLIWAYDEVQSLDSLKMPTAREMFGEELGHLVTGKHFNGINKTEVMCRCYRTPHPIIIAAHAMVMGWLRPEGMLTGMRHKEEWQALGYEVTGELISGNNIIIKRPKENSPNPLPYLWKDDLIKFEIYSSRQQEMSALYRHLKHNLRQDGLRPSKEILVIVLGEFFEAANLQKNIANFLIRQGIDIFIPGTKDCNILTHESEENCDQFWCAGGVTISRIYQAKGQEADQVYIIGLDHIAEEESNLSLRNQLFIALTRSRGWVNISGIGNYPLYQELQNVLNNGDTFSVTFAEPQQREIIGTDEGELLKSYSLGRRNFEQAALQNAQLNRVNLSDINLIGANLSGARFNYTNLNRAKLIAANLQGADLTGASLIKAKLMGANLKGANLQEADLTQADLSNVDLTGALVEPEQLEKAIFE, translated from the coding sequence ATGATTGCTTCTAATTTTATTGTTACTGAACTGTTTCATCAAAGTGGAGAAGCAGGAGAAAGGGTTGTTTGGGAAGCGATACAAAGGGTATTTTATGGGCGAGAATGTCTGGCTTATTGGCGTTATCCTCTGTTTTTAGGAAAGGGAAAATTTCGCAAAGAACCTGATATTTTAATCGCCGATAGGGAACTGGGTTTAATTATTATTGAAGTTAAGTCTATTAAAATTAATCAGATTATTAGTATTCAAGGACATCGTTGGCAATATAAAAATTTTTATACTAAATTTGGCAATCCCTATCAACAAGCAGAAAATCAGTTATTTGCTTTGTTAGATTATGCTAAAACCGAACCAAGTTTAGATAATCAAGTAACAGGTAGGGTAATGGTTGCTTTACCTTTAATTACTCAACAACAATGGCAAGAAAAAGAGTTTGATAAACTTCCTAGTAATCCTCCAATTTTATTTAAAAATTCTCTAGACTCATCGGCTTTATTGTTTGAATTGATTGAAAAAACAACGCCTGTTCTTAAAAGAGAAAAATTGAGCAATCAACAATGGGAATTACTCACTTCTATTCTATCAGGAACACCTGTTTTAAGTCAACCCATTCATCGGGTATTGAGTGGTTCTCAAAGTCGTGGCAAGGTTTTACAAGAATTGCGATCGCAGGTAAGTCAATTGGATTTACAACAGGAAAAAATTGCCAAACAAATACCACCAGGGTGTCAAAGAATTAGGGGAATAGCGGGGTCAGGAAAAACGGTTTTACTGTGTCAAAAAGTGGCAATTATGCACCTTAAATATCCGCAGTGGAAAATTGCCTTTGTCTTTTTTTCGCGTAGTCTTTATGAGGAAATTACCACCCACATTGATCGCTGGATTCGCTATTTTAGTCATAATCAACAAGGCTATGATCCCAATAATCGTAACTTACGGGTTTTTCATGCTTGGGGTTCAGAGAAAAAGTTGGGGTTTTATCGATTTGTTTCTCAAGTCTGTGGAAAAACGCCTTTAAGTGTTAATCAAACAACTCGACAAAAACCTAATGAAGCATTAGGAGAAGTTTGTTATGATTTATTGAATAAAACAGGCATTCCTCAGATTTTTGATGCTATTTTGATTGATGAAGGACAAGACTTAATGGTTGATCATTGGCACTATCAAGGTAAACAACCTTTTTATTGGTTAGCCTATCAATCTTTACGTCCAGTTAATTCTATCTATCCTGAACAAAAACGGTTAATTTGGGCTTATGATGAAGTCCAAAGTTTAGACAGTTTAAAAATGCCAACAGCTAGGGAAATGTTTGGAGAAGAATTAGGTCATTTAGTCACCGGAAAGCATTTTAATGGGATTAATAAAACTGAGGTAATGTGCCGTTGTTATCGAACGCCTCATCCGATTATTATTGCTGCTCACGCGATGGTAATGGGATGGTTACGTCCTGAAGGAATGTTAACGGGAATGAGGCATAAAGAAGAATGGCAAGCATTAGGCTATGAAGTTACGGGAGAGTTGATTTCAGGCAATAATATTATTATCAAAAGACCGAAAGAAAATTCTCCTAACCCTTTGCCTTATTTATGGAAAGATGATTTAATTAAGTTTGAGATTTATTCATCAAGACAACAGGAAATGAGTGCTTTATATCGCCATCTTAAACACAATTTACGCCAGGATGGTTTACGTCCGAGTAAAGAGATTTTAGTGATTGTTTTAGGAGAATTTTTTGAGGCAGCAAATTTACAAAAAAATATTGCTAATTTTTTAATCAGACAAGGAATTGATATTTTTATTCCTGGGACAAAAGATTGTAATATTCTAACTCATGAAAGTGAGGAAAATTGTGATCAATTTTGGTGTGCTGGTGGGGTAACAATTTCGCGTATTTATCAAGCGAAGGGACAGGAAGCTGATCAAGTTTATATTATTGGATTAGATCACATTGCGGAAGAGGAAAGTAATTTATCGTTACGCAATCAATTATTTATTGCTTTGACGCGATCGCGGGGGTGGGTTAATATTAGTGGTATTGGCAATTACCCTCTTTATCAAGAATTACAAAATGTCTTAAACAATGGCGATACTTTTTCCGTTACGTTTGCTGAACCTCAACAACGAGAAATTATCGGAACCGATGAAGGAGAATTATTAAAAAGCTATAGTTTAGGGAGAAGAAATTTTGAACAAGCAGCGTTACAAAATGCACAATTAAATAGAGTTAATTTAAGCGATATTAATCTCATTGGAGCAAATTTATCGGGAGCAAGATTTAACTATACTAATCTTAATCGTGCTAAATTAATAGCAGCGAATTTACAAGGGGCTGATTTAACAGGAGCCAGTTTAATTAAAGCTAAATTGATGGGGGCTAATTTAAAAGGAGCAAATTTACAAGAGGCTGATTTAACACAAGCAGATTTAAGTAATGTAGACTTAACAGGGGCATTAGTCGAACCAGAACAATTAGAAAAGGCTATTTTTGAATAA
- a CDS encoding BrnT family toxin, translating into MEIEWNNDKAASNVIKHNIDFEDAKNIFLAPNRLEREDKRNYNETRIQVIGIVNQVVLFVVYPKRENRYRIISARRANKNERQQYYQS; encoded by the coding sequence ATGGAGATAGAATGGAACAACGATAAAGCTGCCTCAAATGTGATCAAACATAACATTGATTTTGAGGATGCGAAAAACATTTTTTTAGCTCCAAACCGCCTTGAAAGAGAAGATAAACGTAATTATAATGAAACTAGAATACAAGTTATTGGTATAGTGAATCAAGTAGTTTTATTTGTTGTCTATCCCAAAAGAGAAAACAGATATCGTATTATTTCAGCACGAAGAGCCAATAAAAATGAACGACAACAATATTACCAGAGTTAA